A genome region from Erigeron canadensis isolate Cc75 chromosome 3, C_canadensis_v1, whole genome shotgun sequence includes the following:
- the LOC122593416 gene encoding early nodulin-like protein 2 → MASIHKSLYINAVFTFFFALLCSSHAYNFKIGGKDGWTLHPSESYNQWSGRMRFLINDTLHFKYNSGSDSVLVVNKGDYDSCNTNNPITTLTGGDSFINLNRSGPFYFISGNKTNCDQGQKLIVVVLSPKKRLPPAGAPAPAMSSLAPIGSSVSAPPESGASIAASPVAGPDGGAASPTDMSAPAPASVAARPAVCATLSVLLGMILIFGFGLVC, encoded by the exons atggcttcCATTCACAAATCTCTCTACATTAATGCAGTCTTCACTTTTTTCTTTGCTTTGCTATGTTCTTCTCATGCTTACAACTTCAAAATCGGTGGCAAAGATGGCTGGACTTTACATCCTTCAGAAAGCTACAATCAATGGTCTGGCAGAATGAGGTTCCTCATCAATGACACCCTCC ATTTCAAGTACAACAGCGGGTCAGATTCAGTATTGGTGGTCAACAAAGGCGACTATGATAGTTGCAACACAAACAACCCCATCACCACCCTCACCGGCGGCGATTCTTTTATCAACTTGAACCGCTCAGGCCCTTTTTACTTCATAAGTGGTAACAAAACTAATTGTGATCAAGGTCAGAAGCTAATTGTGGTTGTTTTGTCACCTAAAAAGAGACTACCACCTGCCGGAGCTCCAGCTCCAGCAATGTCTTCACTAGCTCCGATAGGGTCCTCTGTTTCCGCACCACCAGAATCTGGGGCGTCTATTGCAGCTAGTCCGGTGGCTGGCCCGGATGGAGGGGCTGCTTCTCCGACCGATATGAGTGCTCCGGCACCGGCGTCGGTGGCAGCAAGACCGGCGGTTTGTGCAACATTAAGTGTGTTACTTGGCATGATACTAatatttgggtttgggttggtTTGTTAG
- the LOC122591953 gene encoding rapid alkalinization factor-like, translating to MAKNVCLFLVIILAISFPCFQTTVSMLPQWSVLSRLSGGASRQLVDDTIDMREEMMMESESARRILAGRGYISYGAMHKNNVPCNQRGQSYYDCNSRGEANPYNRGCNVITRCGGR from the coding sequence ATGGCTAAAAACgtttgtttgtttcttgttATAATCTTAGCAATCTCTTTTCCATGTTTTCAAACAACCGTGTCCATGTTACCCCAGTGGTCTGTACTAAGCCGTCTGTCTGGAGGGGCATCTCGTCAACTCGTGGATGACACGATTGATATGAGGGAAGAAATGATGATGGAGTCAGAAAGTGCTCGTAGAATCCTGGCCGGAAGGGGATATATAAGCTATGGTGCAATGCATAAGAATAATGTGCCGTGTAACCAACGAGGTCAATCGTATTACGATTGTAACAGTAGAGGTGAGGCTAACCCGTATAATCGAGGGTGTAATGTTATTACTAGGTGTGGTGGTCGCTAA